The sequence below is a genomic window from Hippocampus zosterae strain Florida chromosome 15, ASM2543408v3, whole genome shotgun sequence.
ggtcttgagaaaaaaaaatgccataaaaaaaaaaagttaagttaAAGTAATTCCTGGGGCCCTTGAAAATGTGATTGAGGGTGTTGTTTTATTGATTTGCTTTAGTCCCAGCAAATATTACAGTTCTACTTCGACCGCCAATATGGCAACTTCAAGTAACCATTCAACATGTGAAAGAGCGATTCCATAGAAGCTACTTCACTCTTATTTGGTGGAGTCTCAGCACATTTCAATACTTTGTACATGCCGAAACAAtataacaacacaaaacaaaacgatgcaGGTTACAATAATTTCTATTGTTTACGGGCTGGattggattaatggcatttccattcatttcagtggcaaACGAcgatttgagatacaagcgaGATCAACGAATGACTTCCACTCACATCTCAGTGCGCCACTGTTTTTGTACACTAACTATTAAAAAATCCAATTTTCCAGAGTATGTCTCCTCTCAGCTCTGCACATGTTTATTACACATTTATGTTGTCGTGGCTGCAATTCCTCATCAACTTTATGGAATCTGTACATAAAGCTAATTACCAAAAACTCACTTAAATATGAGAAGCTGACACCTTtgagcaaaaggaaaaaaaacgtatttatcTTGTCGCTCGGCAAAGCGACAGATTGAGTGCGTGCGAACAGATTGCTTTCGCTTTGGGGGGAGGGAAGAAAAAGAGGATGGCGCACCCCCGGCAACATCTCACACGTCTTGTGACAAACATCTTTACATTCTACATTTTCAACAACACATCCATTATTCATGACGCCAGCCTGCAAACACCCACGGAAATACCTGACCGCCATCTCCTCCATTGTCATatagaaattgtgtgtgtgtgcgcgcgcgcgcgcgcgtttgtGAGTGGGAGGTGTGGCCAGCCCGAGTGCCGCAGCATATGGCGCTTCTAATTGGCTAGAACAGCACAGCTGGACGACACCGGTGCAGTGCAAGCCGTGACCCTCTGCTAATCATTCCCGCAAGACTCGATGCTCCTCCCCCTCGCCACAGCCGCCACCGTGCCAGTCGGTGGCTCGGTGTTAGTCAGGGTGTAGTAAGGCAGCCCCCGCTAAAAAAACGAGTCCAGTACTTCACAAAATGGAATTGTTgacgttttttcccctctttctttCATTGAGGAGAAATGAAGGCTGTTGTACGACTGCCTTGCTATGTTAGCATTGACATCGATGCTAAGTTAGCATTGACGTCGATGCTAAGTTAGCATAGACGTCGATGCTAACTTAGCATAGACGTCGATGCTAACGACACGGTCTTGAGTTTTCTGAGGTGCCCCCTTTGAAATTTAGCCACACACTAAAAATAACATGTAAAATGTGGAATGTTATTCATTCAGTTGATGGTATTTGATGGCTGTCAGACTGTATTGTTCCACTGTTAATCCAAAGATAGACATTTGAACTGACTCTTACATTTCGATCGCATTCCAAACACTGATCGGAGTTTTCTATGACATCGTGCGCAAACCACTGCTCAAGTGTCAGCTTTAATGatagggaaccccccccccccaaaaaaaaacattccctatttttttttctctcttggcGTTTTTCGCTGAGTTGATCGCTCCGCCGCGCCGCCTCCCTTCGGCGCTGACATCCATTGAGTAAACCGCGGCGTAAAAGCTGATAATGTGATAATTAAAAGCGCTGACAGGCGGGAAGGCGTCATCGACAAgcgccaccccctccccaagtGTGACACCTCCTAAAAGCGACGCCGTCACTTTTGCAGAGATTGACGGCCGTCGACCTGGCACCCGAGAACACGGTCCgtcggccaaaaaaaaaaaagatcagtctCTCACGCTCTCTTCCCCCCCTCTTCTTGAACACACCGTGATTTATTACCTGAGCAGACAAGAGAACTAATTAGCGGAGTAATTAATTAATATGgatttgcatatttgcatttGCAATTAGTGCAGTCGACTGATTAGTCCGAGACGGGGAGTCGGACTCATCGGATGctcctgaaacacacacacacacacacacacacacacacacattgtattTGTATGAAGGTATGTCTTTTGTGCTCATGTCTTGTAATGTCCAATACAGCAAGATTGATATTGGGCTTTAATTGATTCTCCTTGTAACAAGGTCATTGGCTGGCatacgcgtgcatgtgtgtgtgtgtgtgtgtacgtgtgtatgtgtgttccgCATAACTGAGGAGCGCATGCAGCCATATCAAGTGCCAGCTGTGCCCCCGGTGTGGCGTTGGCAGCCTGCCATCGgccctttgtttttttcttgcataTATTTCTATCCTCGGGGTGCACTTACTGTTTGGAGCCCCGGTAGCAAACACGccccttcatcatcatcatcttaccGCATGCTGAAATCGACTCTCTAATGTGACTCGCGTCAGGATCTTAGCTGAAAATCGTACCGAAAAGGTGAAGCACGGTCGAAGGGGCTTGTTTATGTCCTGCCGGGAGACATactagtggtgccttgagattggGGTGACCCAACTAGTGAGTTTTTCCGGATAAAAAGCCATCGTtcgactgttttgtttttatgactgAGCCTTTCACCTGCTAGCTGCTAATGCGTGCAAAACGCTCACGTAAGCCTTTAAGCAACTAGTATTTGAACACAACACATTTAGACACACATTCGATATACTTTCCAATAGTATACTCACAgtcatacattctttatcctcggcaAGGAGCTGAAACATGAATATTGCAAAGATGATACTGATACTGATACTGCTCCCTGGTGACCAAGGCTGTGTGACAAATCGCACACACACGGGTCATTTCTATACGATACACATTATAAGTCAATTTGATAGACTCAACCAATACAACAATTTTATTCCATCTACTTCTTCCGTTTCCACAATGACGTGAAACTGAATGCATTCATTGTTTCTGAAATCGTTGTCTTGGCAGACTCCTCAACGATCCTCAGCTTAACGCAAATATGTTTATGCGATGATGTTTATGCGTTGGAATTTTATGACTCCCAGTTAGCGTCACTCAAAAGTCAATGCAGCTCCGCTTACCTTTAAGCATATGGGACAGCTGAACCCAAAAATTCTGCCTCGATAGCTTACAACACACACATTGTAAGTTTTCAAGGTGTGCTTTTGTGGTGCAATGTGCACCTTGCTCGGGGGTAGAGTGTACAAGATCTATACAAGAGTTAACAGAATCCCTAAAGTTATTCTAATGACGGATGTGCGGTGACATCTAAAAAACgatttgcatttcttttctgCTCTGACTTCCAAGTGCAAACTGAGATGGGGTATAGTGTAAAAGTTGCTTTTTCACATGAACATGTACCTGCGTACCTGCATACCTGTTGACAATGCACACGCACATGAAATTTATTCATGCCTCTTGCTTGTGatcttctctctctcgctcttgcaGTGCAGGAGGGTCCCCGGGGACCCGCCGAGCACGTGGTCCGCACTGCCATGAGACGTCAGCGGCAGATGGCACCATCGCCGCCATGCATaccggctgctggcaccagtggCAGACAGTCCTGcaagaagacgacgacgaggagggaggaggaggagcagaggAGGGAGTGTGGAGGACTCGGTGTGCTCTTGTCATTATTGTTGTCATCTTTTTAGGGGGTGCGGGAGCGAGAGGTTTGGGAGCATGCAGGCTAcgcgttgaccccccccccccccccttccctgcaTGGTGAGTTGCATTTTGTGTTCAACTTGTGCTTTTTGtcatccataaaaaaaaaagttggaatgcCTTTAGGGGTGCAACTGTGGCTGCCAATAAGTTTTGTCGAGGGTGGAATTACGGGACAATTAAGtaaaaactttttatttttttaatgtaatgtttTACTGTTTCAGCGGGAACTATGTTGACTCTGCCATTCGACGACGCGCACGCGATGTGTGAGCCCCGCTTCGGCGCCGGTTACCCGCGCGGAGGTGCCTCCGAGGACCGAGCCTCCCCTCGCCCTCCCCGCCACctccacgacgacgacgacgaagacgacgacgagCCGTGCAGGTCCGCCGGGGACGACGCCGCCTCCTCGGACCGGGACTACGAGCAGGACGACGGTGGCCTCTTGCCGCACAAGAAGCGCGGGCCCCGGAAGAAGAAGGCCACGAAGGAGCCGCACGACCGCTCCAGGATGCGACGGCAGGAGGCCAACGCCCGGGAGAGGAGCCGCATGCACGGCCTCAACGCCGCCTTGGAGAGCCTCCGCAAAGTGGTGCCCTGCTACTCCAAAACGCAAAAGCTCTCCAAAATCGAGACCCTGCGCCTGGCCAAGAACTACATCTGGGCTTTGTCCGAGACCCTCAGCGCCGGCAAGAGACCCGACCTGCTGGCCTTTGTGCAGACCCTCTGCAAAGGATTATCGCAGCCCACCACCAACCTGGTGGCGGGCTGCCTGCAGCTCAACGCCCGGAACTTCCTCACCGACCACAACGGGGAGGTGGTGTTCTCCGGGCGGCCCGCATACGACCCGCTGTACTCGTCGTCCGCCTATCCGGGCTCCGAAGCGAGCGCCCCCGCCGGGCACGGCGGCTGCGGCCCGTCGGACCCGGCCAAGCCGTTCCGTCACTACGGCTATTCGGGCGCCTACGAGCCGTCCTACGCGTCCCCGGAGGCCGGCAGCCCGCACTTTGAGAGCCAGCTGAGTCCGCCCGTCAACCTCAACGGCATTTTCGCCTTCAAGCAAGACGAGCCGCCGGACTACGGCAGGGGGGGGCACCACTACGGGGTGCGCTACTGCGGCGCGAGCGGACGCGCGGCCCTGGCGCACGGCTCCATGTATCGGGTGGCCCCGGAGGGCCGCTACCCGTACGACCTGCACGTCCGCGGCCAGTCCTTCCAAGCGCAGGGGGATCTCAACGCCTCCTACCACAATTAACACGCACAAACTCTCAGTTTTACAcccgcaaacaaaaaaatgcttcttcTAATTCCCCTCAGATCAACTGAAACAAAAGTCTGCACTTGGATGCCGAAGCGCAacaaactccaagtcagtttaacaaaaaaaaaaaaaacgtcccaaACCAGACCGTCATTCGGCGACGAGGCTTATTTGTATGgatttaaatgtcatttcatcGGATTTTGATGAATTTGGATTGAGCAATAAAATGGCAAAGAAGCTATGCAACGCAATCggtcaaaatgacatcacaacggTCAAAGCATTTCATCGAATTTGTTCCCGTGGGAGGagacaaaacaattcaaaatacGAGTGTGGAGTAAATTGTCTTTTAATCGGGTGaatgtaaattattattattgatttgaACATATTTATTGACAGCCATGGATAAGAGGGTCTATGAAAGAATTATTGTACATTTCAAAACCGCGTTATGTGAAAGATTTTGTTCTGTTGTCATTTATTGGCTTGAGAGGGGGCGgggttattgttattattattgtcatgtgTCACATGCCTTAAAAAGGGACCACCATTAATATGCAATGCACatggtttattttaattttttgcaggggggggggttgaaatttGTACGCACAAtgtcagaaacattttttttcggggAGGGGGCTAAATTGTGCCAACTCGTTATGGATCGAAATCTTTGTCATGTTCGTGTTCTGTGATGAGCTTGTGTCATTGATCACAGTTGAATTAATAAATGAATTATAGGAGGGAAATCAAATGTGACTTATTTGGAGAGGGGTCCAAacatttctggggggggggggggattgtgcaCTTCTAGACAGGCTCAATCCCTGCCCTTGGATGAGTTGGCGTTGTTGGATCGGGACCAGACTGTGCAGTCCAGTATTCCCAGTTTGAAGTTGGCATCACACCAAAAGGTAatcattgttttgtcacattttcaatCTTGAATGCGCATTTGTCGTGTGTAAATACAAAACTTCAAAGAAAGAATTCGCtggacgtcttttttttttttgcagacgaACAGGCGTGATcttgattttttaaataatcaacaAACACCACATAAGAAGTCTTCATAAAGTACTACTCGTGGTTTTGGgtttaaaaatctgaaatgaTAATTTTACTGTACATATTTCGTCGATGCTTTTGACGAGAATTGACCTGACATCTGCCACCTGTTATATTTgatgttaatatttttaatcaatattgaattcaaatgtaacatgacacccattttcattcgtcttattttcattttttttgctttgtttcagcCGTCATTCAAAACTAAAATCGAATGCATGCACCTTCTGAAATCACAAAGATATTGACAATATCGaatatttatgattattttgacaAGACGCtaaaaacacacccacacaattaCGTTATGCATGAGGCCATATTGATGCTAAGTGACCATCTTTGGAATTTTAAACACGATGTCATCGCCCTATAtcgtattattatgattgtgacTAAACGATATCTGAAATATTTTCCCGCAGAAGTTTTATCGAGCAACAATTAGCAACTAAGCTGTCATCATTGGCACCGCACTCATTTCGGGGCAGGCGCATTATgtgtcatgttttatttattgattttgctATTTAGAGAAATCTGTAAATCAAATACACATGAAAAAGGGTTCAAAGTAGCCTAGcttataaaacaacaacaacaacgaatcAATAAAAGTGACTCATTTCATACAATGGACGATTTGGATGAGAAAActtgtttttcccctcccttACGCTCATTTCCGCTTCTGTCATCATTAAAAGCGGTGATCCCTCGGGGGTCCTGAGCACCATtttagccaccccccccccccccccaattcctaCTCCCCACGCACATTCGTCCCATTCTTGTGCCACCCCGTCTGGTTTGTTATTATGTGTTTGGACAAGGGGAAGTGCAGCTTTGAGTCCTTCGGGGGTGTTCGACGCGCCCAC
It includes:
- the neurod6b gene encoding neurogenic differentiation factor 6-B, producing MLTLPFDDAHAMCEPRFGAGYPRGGASEDRASPRPPRHLHDDDDEDDDEPCRSAGDDAASSDRDYEQDDGGLLPHKKRGPRKKKATKEPHDRSRMRRQEANARERSRMHGLNAALESLRKVVPCYSKTQKLSKIETLRLAKNYIWALSETLSAGKRPDLLAFVQTLCKGLSQPTTNLVAGCLQLNARNFLTDHNGEVVFSGRPAYDPLYSSSAYPGSEASAPAGHGGCGPSDPAKPFRHYGYSGAYEPSYASPEAGSPHFESQLSPPVNLNGIFAFKQDEPPDYGRGGHHYGVRYCGASGRAALAHGSMYRVAPEGRYPYDLHVRGQSFQAQGDLNASYHN